In the genome of Bacteroides sp., one region contains:
- a CDS encoding DUF3575 domain-containing protein gives MKIKFAMLFIALFTSCFSYAQNFKGHVSGTLGIINTKVRVQYELPLKDRASFGINMNYYLQNWKGPVFEPFIRIYRKKEGNTEGVFAQAKMIYGNLLGNYNSSAGDLEDIRSPIYGFGLNAGYKFLFGKHFTVEPLLGLRLLSAPSNLGDETDWYLSTGFPLDFQLKFGFQF, from the coding sequence ATGAAAATAAAATTTGCGATGCTTTTTATAGCATTATTTACCTCCTGCTTTTCATATGCTCAAAATTTTAAAGGACATGTTTCTGGGACATTAGGAATAATTAATACTAAAGTGCGAGTCCAATATGAATTACCACTAAAAGATAGAGCAAGTTTCGGTATAAATATGAATTATTATTTGCAAAACTGGAAAGGCCCTGTTTTTGAACCATTTATTAGAATATATAGAAAAAAAGAGGGTAATACAGAAGGTGTTTTTGCTCAGGCCAAAATGATATATGGAAATCTCTTGGGAAATTATAATTCTTCTGCTGGAGATTTAGAAGACATAAGATCGCCTATTTATGGTTTTGGCTTAAATGCTGGATACAAATTTTTGTTTGGAAAACATTTTACAGTTGAGCCTTTATTAGGTTTAAGATTACTTTCAGCTCCTTCAAATCTTGGTGATGAGACGGATTGGTATTTAAGTACAGGTTTTCCCTTAGACTTTCAGCTTAAATTTGGTTTTCAATTCTAA